The Prevotella melaninogenica nucleotide sequence AGATTATCTATCCGCATCCACCACGCAATCAGGTAAGACAAGCCACGGAAGCCCTCCAGAGGATGATACGCACATATAAGATTGAGGCTATCACCATTGGTAATGGTACGGCAAGCAGGGAGTCTGAAACATTCATTAGTAATATTCTCCAAAATTCGGCAAATAACTTTGGAAATATCTTAAAATATGTGGTAAGTGAAGACGGCGCCTCTATCTATTCTGCTTCTCCAGTGGCTCGCGAAGAGTTCCCCAACGAGGATGTAACCACACGTGGAGCCATATCTATCGGTAGACGACTGATGGACCCACTCGCTGAACTCGTGAAGATTGACCCGAAGAGTATCGGTGTTGGGCAATATCAGCACGATGTCGACCAATCAAAACTTAAGCATTCACTCGACCAGACAGTGATGAGTTGTGTCAATCAGGTGGGAGTCAACCTCAACACGGCTTCCCTCCACCTACTCACCTACGTCAGCGGACTCGGTCCTGCCCTTGCCCGCAATATCATTGATTACCGACGTGAGCACGGTCCTTTCACCTCACGTGCCCAGCTCAAGAAGGTGAAACGTTTGGGTGATACAGCCTTCCAGCAGTGCGCAGGCTTCCTCCGCATTCCCAATGCCAAGAACCCACTCGATAACTCCGCCGTTCATCCCGAGAGCTATTACATCGTTGAGCAGATGGCGAAGGACTTGAAATGTACGATAAAGGATCTCATTGGCAATAAGAAACTCTTGGCAGAAATTGATATCAAAAGGTACCTCACCCCAACCAGCCTCGCCCCCCTTACCCCCTCTCCTTCAGAGAGGGGGAGAGAAGCCTCCCCCAACCCCTCCGAAAGGAGGGGAGGAGCCCCACCCAACCTCCCCGAAAGGGGAGGAGTGCCTATGCGCACACGAGAGGATAAGGGCGCTTTAAATCTTCCCCAACACCTCAGCGAAGTATCTGCAAGTTTGTCTCCTCCCCTTTCGGGGAGGTCGGGTGGGGCTCCTACCCTCCACGACATCCTCACCGAACTTGAGAAGCCTGGCCGTGACCCCCGTGGAGAGGTTGAAGTATTCGAATTCGACAAGAATGTCCACACCCTCGCCGACCTCATCGTAGGAATGGAACTCCCTGGCATCGTGACGAATATCACCAACTTCGGAGCCTTCGTTGACATCGGTGTCCATCAAGACGGTCTTGTCCACATCTCTCAACTCTCCGACCGCTTTGTCACCAACCCCACACAAGTCGTACGCCTCCACCAGCACGTTCGCGTCCGTGTCGTCGAAGTCGATATGCGTCGCAAACGTATCGCATTGAGTATGAAGAATATAAAACAATAAAACAAATGAATCAGACAAAGAAAATCCTTGCGTACTTAGGTTGTATCGCGTTTACCGCCTTGGGCGTATGGCTCCTTACCGTAGAAGACTCCACCACAACAAACTCGCTTTGGGAGATAAGAGTTGCTGGCATCCTCTCCATCATCTTCTTTGGTGGTGGCGGTTTGTTTATGGCTTATAAAAAGATAAAGCTCCTCATAAACCATAAGAAAGAAATAGAATTTACCGATAGAGGTATCTCTATCTGCGGAGCTGAGGAAATATTATGGAACGAGATTGCCGACTTCTCCCTAATACGTTTTAAAGGTAACAGGTTGATAACCATTCAGATGAAAGACCCTGAAAAGGTTATCGCAAACGAATCTTCATGGATAAAACGCAAGACTATGGAGTATAACCTCAAGACTATCAGCGCCCTCTACTCCTTCCCTGCCTATATGATGGATGGGCGAGCTGAGGAAGCACTTACGCTATGCAGACTGAACATGGTAAAACATCAAAAGCCATAACAATTAACAACTCCCAACAGTTAGTAATAAGCTCTATAATATGGATGAAGATATATTACTATACATCAGCTCTATTATCTGCGCACTCCTCACAATCTATCAGATATTCAATCGCCAGAAAAGAGCAGGTATCTTATCAGCTATTGTATTATTAGGTTACTCTCTCCCACTCTATTACCTCTTCTTCTTTCATTCAGAATATGGAGCAGGTCTCACATGGTGGTTTTATCTTCTTGTGCTTAACCTCATATACATCCTCTCAACAGCAATACACCTTATTTTTAAGTATATCAAGGGAAGATATATCTCCTCCCTTTAAAATAATCAATGAAATCTATGGGAATGCTTTTTGTTCTTATTTTCTGGGCAATCGCTCTTATAATCCTATCCCTCATATTAGGACTGATAACGTTACCTTTCTCTTACTTTCTTTGCAAAAGGCAAAGGAAGAGGAAGATGGTTCTATCATTCCTCACACCAGGAATATTTATTGGGATATACGCTGCAAGTAGTTTTGTGTGTATGCTTATCATTGCTATCATTCTTGGTTCTGACATTGGTATAGGTGATGGCTGGTCTATGCCACTAAAGAATGGTTATGAACTTACCTCAGTTGATACGCCCGAATATGCTAACATCAATCGCAGAAACGATCTGTTGAAAGAAAACCTTATTGATGGGATTACACATATACAAGTGGTTGGAGACTCTGTCATAGGAAAAGGGGCTGATGGAAACTACTTCATCTTCAACCTACAAAATGGTGACAAGGAAGACAACCTAAGCTATCAAAATCTCACAATAAAAATGAAATCAAGACCCATTACACTCGTTAATAATAATACCTACTATTGGGAACAACGCAAAGTATCCTATATAATTGCAGGCATCTTTTGCCTTCTTATAACCATTTTAGCAATAAAAACTCTTTGGCGAATAGGTCTAATTTACTAAGCTTTTATTTCATATTAGTATTCACCATTTACTACATTTAAATCAGAAAAAGTATAAGCAACAACCTTTAATTTTAAGATTCTTTCTATATTATCATTTGACAATCTCAATCAGCGAGGCTTTATATTTTCCTTTCGGAATCCTATCTATCACCGCCTCTTTATATCCAGTAGGTAGAAGTCCACCTGGAAGCCATAACACATTCGCTCCGATTTCGTTACCCGACGGCATCCTCAACTTGAGTTTCTTTGGTTTGGGGACGTCAACCCTTACTAATACCCGATGTTTCCACGCACCTGCAGGGATTCCCAATTCATGTTCGATGCGCGACAAGTCGCCATGACTTCTCATCAATACACTATCCATCTCCGACTTCATCATGATAAACTGACTATTATCAGCCTTACCGATAGAGTCGCCATGATATCGTTCTAACAATTCTTTCGAAACGATACACGATGCACCTGCCTTAAAATTCTTCAGATGTCGCCTTATATATCTTCGTTTCAAATAGATTTCGGGTGCAGGTCGCTTACCCTTAGGAATCATCAGTATGCCCCTTCTCGACATACCCCTACGAAAGTATTTATCAATAAGACTTACAGTATCAGCACGATAAGAACTCTTAAGCTGCCCATCAACTTTCTGCCCAAAATTATCCGACAACAAAGAATCCTGCTTCGTCAGACACCTCGCAGTCTCTTTCGTCATCACATATTGCGCATGTGCCTCCTGCCCCACTCCTACAACGAGCAGCAGAATCGCCACAATGTATCTGAACAAGAGCCCCACCCCCTTCTCCGAACCAACGGTCACTGACCGAAGAAAGGTAATGCAGAGGGGGAGTAAGCACTGAGACACCCCCAGCCTCACCCCCAGCCCCTCTCCGAAAGGAGAGGGGAGTAAATAGCGAGATACCCCTATGTTCAGGGACTTCTTCTTTGCTTTTTTCATTTTTACCACAGAATCATCTAATTATATAGGGATAACACGCTGTTCACTCCCCTCCCTTTGGGGGAGGGGCAAGGGGGAGGGGCCAGTTGTTGTTGTGCTTAAAAAAGCTGCCACCCTTTCAGGCGACAGCTTCCATTCCGTTATAACGAGTGCCCACGTCCGTGAGCGTCATTAATTTACTTTACTTTGTCAACAATAGCCTTAAAAGCTTCCTGATTGTTAACAGCGAGGTCAGCGAGCACCTTACGGTTGATCTCGATACCAGCCTTGTGCAATGCACCCATCAACTGGCTGTAGCTCATATCATAAAGACGAGCAGCAGCGTTGATACGCTGAATCCACAATGCGCGGAAGTTACGCTTCTTGTTACGACGGTCACGATAAGCATAAGTCAAACCCTTCTCATAGGTATTCTTTGCTACCGTCCAAACATTTTTACGGGCACCATAGTAACCCTTAGTCTGCTTCAGAATTCTTGTTCTCTTTGCTTTTGAAGCAACATGATTGACTGATCTTGGCATAGTTTTTCTTTCCTTTTAATTTGTTTGACTAATGAATTAACGAAGTCTGAGCAAGTCGCGTACCTGCTTCAAGTTTGTACCATCCACGAGCGTCTGGTGAACAAGATTTCTCTTCTGTTTCTTTGTCTTCTTAGTCAGAATGTGACTGTGGTAAGCGTGATGACGTTTAATCTTACCAGTACCGGTGAACGTGAATCTCTTCTTTGCGCCGGAATTTGTCTTCTGTTTTGGCATTTTTGTAAAATTTAAAATTGTTATTTATATTCATCTGTGGCAACGTATATACCAGGACGTTACGCACAGGTTGCCCATGTCGCCCCTCATAACGAGGAGACACCCAACGGGCGTTAGTCAATATTCAGTTTCTTCAATGCGTCAGCACCATTCTTAGCGTTGGCAAACAAACCGCCATCCGTCTTTGGCTCCTCGCTGACGCCCTCAGCACCAGCCTTCGCACCAGCCTCTGCCTCCTCACGGTCGCGCTTCTGCTGACTCTTCTTGGCAACACCTGCCTTCTTAGGTGCAAGATAGAGGAACATCTTCTTGCCTTCAAGTTTCGGAAGCTGCTCTACCTTTGCAAGCTCCTCAAGATCGTTAGCGAAACGAAGCAATAACACCTCGCCCTGCTCCTTAAACAGAATCGAACGACCACGGAAGAACACGTATGCGCGTACCTTATTACCTGCATTGAGGAACTCCTGCGCATGCTTGAGCTTAAACTTATAGTCGTGCTCATCCGTCTGAGGACCGAAACGAATCTCCTTCACCTCCTGCTTAACCTGCTTCTGCTTCATCTCCTTCTGATGCTTCTTCTGCTGGTAGAGGAACTTAGAATAGTCGATGATACGACAAACCGGTGGCTGTGCGTTAGGAGAAATCTCCACAAGGTCAACTCCCTCTTTCTGAGCCAATTCCAACGCCTTTCGCGTAGGCATAACCTCAGCTCCATCATCACTTACCACACGTACTTCCCGAACGCGAATCTGCTCGTTCACGCGGTACTTCATTTTCATTTTGTCATTCTTCATTCAACTATTTTAATGTGTTTAAATTCGCTAAACGCGTGCAAAGTTACTATTTTCCAACCGATTATGCAAGCGTTTTTAGTTATATTTTTTATATAAAGAGAAAAAGCCCC carries:
- a CDS encoding conjugal transfer protein; this translates as MDEDILLYISSIICALLTIYQIFNRQKRAGILSAIVLLGYSLPLYYLFFFHSEYGAGLTWWFYLLVLNLIYILSTAIHLIFKYIKGRYISSL
- a CDS encoding Tex family protein — protein: MIRQTPYSKDNEPKNKSEHSANRALPPFTSLRSVTVGPGEPEGASNASFISHSLSLPLQSVSAVITLLNEGCTIPFISRYRKERTGGLDEVQITDISELYDSLKELGKRKETILKTIREQEKLTTELEVRIRACMDSTELEDIYLPYKPKRRTRTQIAREQGLEPLALAIMKGASPNPSERRGEAPPDLPEGGGVPIRTRENKGTLNLPQHLSKVFASLSPLPSEGSGEALALDIIAEIVSENQQARNTVRTAYQRGAVITSKVIKKMKDTEEAQKFADYFDFSEPLRRCNSHRLLAMRRGEAQGILRVSIMIDGEECIARLIRQFVRGHGVCQTLVSQAVEDSFKRLINPSIENEFATLSKERADEEAIKVFTENLRQLLLSPPLGQKRVLALDPGFANGCKIACLDEQGNLLHHEIIYPHPPRNQVRQATEALQRMIRTYKIEAITIGNGTASRESETFISNILQNSANNFGNILKYVVSEDGASIYSASPVAREEFPNEDVTTRGAISIGRRLMDPLAELVKIDPKSIGVGQYQHDVDQSKLKHSLDQTVMSCVNQVGVNLNTASLHLLTYVSGLGPALARNIIDYRREHGPFTSRAQLKKVKRLGDTAFQQCAGFLRIPNAKNPLDNSAVHPESYYIVEQMAKDLKCTIKDLIGNKKLLAEIDIKRYLTPTSLAPLTPSPSERGREASPNPSERRGGAPPNLPERGGVPMRTREDKGALNLPQHLSEVSASLSPPLSGRSGGAPTLHDILTELEKPGRDPRGEVEVFEFDKNVHTLADLIVGMELPGIVTNITNFGAFVDIGVHQDGLVHISQLSDRFVTNPTQVVRLHQHVRVRVVEVDMRRKRIALSMKNIKQ
- the rpmI gene encoding 50S ribosomal protein L35, which produces MPKQKTNSGAKKRFTFTGTGKIKRHHAYHSHILTKKTKKQKRNLVHQTLVDGTNLKQVRDLLRLR
- the infC gene encoding translation initiation factor IF-3; its protein translation is MKNDKMKMKYRVNEQIRVREVRVVSDDGAEVMPTRKALELAQKEGVDLVEISPNAQPPVCRIIDYSKFLYQQKKHQKEMKQKQVKQEVKEIRFGPQTDEHDYKFKLKHAQEFLNAGNKVRAYVFFRGRSILFKEQGEVLLLRFANDLEELAKVEQLPKLEGKKMFLYLAPKKAGVAKKSQQKRDREEAEAGAKAGAEGVSEEPKTDGGLFANAKNGADALKKLNID
- the rplT gene encoding 50S ribosomal protein L20, producing MPRSVNHVASKAKRTRILKQTKGYYGARKNVWTVAKNTYEKGLTYAYRDRRNKKRNFRALWIQRINAAARLYDMSYSQLMGALHKAGIEINRKVLADLAVNNQEAFKAIVDKVK
- a CDS encoding STM3941 family protein; translation: MNQTKKILAYLGCIAFTALGVWLLTVEDSTTTNSLWEIRVAGILSIIFFGGGGLFMAYKKIKLLINHKKEIEFTDRGISICGAEEILWNEIADFSLIRFKGNRLITIQMKDPEKVIANESSWIKRKTMEYNLKTISALYSFPAYMMDGRAEEALTLCRLNMVKHQKP